A window of the Zeugodacus cucurbitae isolate PBARC_wt_2022May chromosome 2, idZeuCucr1.2, whole genome shotgun sequence genome harbors these coding sequences:
- the Slc22a3_1 gene encoding solute carrier family 22 member 3 — MAAVEMQEKVSTSTVTPVIFTLNDTSNSNNTSDTTTANKHQNSTTPPAISLAVPPPAPPDIVQQVCGNFGHWQLRTILLIFLCKIPSAWFMACIIYTAPTPKKGDYYCRPPALMNLSSGPLTSDTPAWVRMSHPVSDERGTDRRFYVDACNIYEEQLHRDFVASHANYTNPFEQPDVVRQADGSLKLKVNVLPCEHFEHNSEYISLVSQFDLVCSRQLLISVTQSFHGLGAFIGGLVARHALKHVSPRRLMLIGMFFQVFCGCITGLVTNFQLHIYFRCLTSIACTVIMSAGQVILMDITDGRAKTIVTTLSELFWGIGLILLPGISIFFDSWSYLYVAISASVIILIFVHRWIADSPRWLLSCNKLDRALEQLLNSATLNHRSIPLDLEEKLANQAKHLQQKATSAPRYWSIWDKTTERKYICCVHAAWVGAMILHNVTLLMIRTMGMEYIHVNTVCLGLSEVLGIFMGLYLILYTRRRWLWCGQLLTLAGAITYLIWTVPNTLKPSRRVGYEMIFWMFLKFATAVTFAVLATCTGEIVTAEKRPTLMYSVVTHSRFWLIFGPSIAVTINIHNLSPITVLASLAVITGVMLCFLNRAFWNMEQPRLSKVPTPNTYRRNSSAELLRRASLGTKSEFYDNTLTISISDLWLVKSQFETITEQEVAVAPREKCEKENEKRICEPYL, encoded by the exons ATGGCTGCGGTTGAGATGCAAGAAAAAGTTAGCACAAGTACGGTTACACCGGTAATTTTTACACTAAACGAcacaagcaacagcaacaacactagcgatacaacaacagcaaacaaacaCCAAAACTCTACAACGCCACCTGCAATCAGCTTGGCTGTACCGCCGCCAGCGCCACCCGACATCGTGCAACAAGTATGTGGCAACTTCGGTCACTGGCAGCTACGCACGATACTACTCATCTTTCTCTGCAAAATACCCTCCGCCTGGTTTATGGCTTGCATTATCTACACGGCGCCCACACCGAAGAAGGGCGATTACTACTGCCGCCCGCCGGCACTCATGAATCTGAGCAGCGGTCCACTGACGTCCGACACGCCCGCCTGGGTGCGCATGTCGCATCCGGTGTCGGATGAGCGCGGCACCGATCGTCGCTTCTATGTGGACGCCTGCAATATTTACGAGGAGCAATTACACCGCGATTTCGTCGCCAGCCATGCCAACTATACGAATCCGTTCGAGCAGCCGGATGTGGTGCGCCAGGCGGATGGTTCGTTGAAGCTGAAGGTGAATGTGCTGCCGTGCGAACATTTCGAGCATAATTCCGAATACATATCGTTAGTGTCGCAATTCGATTTGGTTTGTTCGCGTCAGTTGTTGATATCGGTGACGCAGTCGTTTCATGGCTTGGGCGCCTTCATCGGTGGGCTAGTGGCGCGACACGCGCTAAAACA TGTCAGTCCACGGCGCCTAATGCTCATCGGCATGTTTTTCCAAGTCTTTTGTGGCTGCATAACAGGCTTGGTGACAAATTTCCAACTACACATTTATTTCCGTTGCCTAACATCCATCGCTTGTACCGTTATAATGTCTGCCGGCCAAGTTATAT TAATGGATATTACAGACGGACGCGCGAAAACCATCGTCACAACACTTTCCGAGTTATTCTGGGGCATTGGACTTATACTTTTACCGggtatatcaatattttttgataGCTGGAGTTATTTGTATGTGGCCATATCGGCGTCGgtgattattttaatttttgtgcatAG ATGGATCGCCGATTCGCCGCGTTGGCTTCTAAGCTGCAATAAATTAGATCGAGCGCTCGAACAGCTACTAAATTCGGCCACGCTCAATCACCGTTCCATACCACTGGATCTTGAGGAGAAGTTGGCGAATCAAGCGAAACACCTACAACAAAAAGCAACGAGTGCGCCACGCTATTGGTCCATTTGGGATAAGACGACCGAACGCAAGTATATTTGCTGTGTGCACGCCGCGTGGGTCGGCGCGATGATACTACACAATGTGACGCTGCTGATGATCCGAACAATGGGCATGGAGTATATACACGTCAATACCGTGTGCTTGG GACTCTCCGAGGTGCTCGGCATCTTTATGGGTCTCTATTTGATACTCTACACCAGACGACGTTGGCTTTGGTGCGGTCAGCTGCTGACTTTAGCGGGCGCTATTACATATCTAATCTGGACTGTGCCGAATACTT TGAAACCAAGTCGACGTGTGGGTTACGAAATGATCTTTTGGATGTTTTTAAAATTCGCCACAGCCGTCACATTCGCCGTGCTGGCCACTTGTACTGGTGAAATCGTTACAGCCGAGAAGCGTCCAACTCTGATGTATTCGGTGGTGACGCATAGTCGCTTTTGGCTCATTTTCGGTCCATCAATTGCGGTGACAATTAATATTCACAATTTAAGCCCCATTACAGTGTTAGCCTCATTGGCAGTCATTACGGGTGTAATGCTGTGCTTTCTCAATCGCGCCTTCTGGAATATGGAGCAACCACGCTTATCCAAAGTGCCCACACCGAACACATATCGACGCAACTCTTCCGCCGAGCTTTTACGTCGTGCTTCACTTGGCACAAAATCGGAGTTCTATGATAATACTTTGACGATAAGTATCTCCGATCTATGGCTGGTAAAATCGCAATTCGAAACAATAACGGAACAGGAAGTCGCGGTGGCGCCAAGAGAGAAGTGTgagaaagaaaatgaaaagcgTATATGCGAGCCATATTTGTAA